A DNA window from Verrucomicrobiaceae bacterium contains the following coding sequences:
- a CDS encoding alpha/beta hydrolase fold domain-containing protein: protein MISRVFIVLAVLLVPLCLGHAQAPTHANVPYGPHEKQKLDFWQAKSDWATAPLLFFVHGGGWMTGDKANPDFLAKCLENGISVVSINYRLIQDAQAAKIDPPVKACLDDSARALQFVRSQTDVWKIDKERIGGCGGSAGGFTVLWLAFSPDMADAKSTDAVARESTRLRCVMAFVPQTTLISS from the coding sequence ATGATCTCCCGCGTCTTCATTGTCCTTGCTGTTCTGTTGGTGCCCCTCTGCCTTGGGCATGCGCAGGCTCCCACGCACGCAAACGTGCCTTACGGGCCACATGAGAAACAGAAGCTGGATTTCTGGCAAGCGAAGTCGGATTGGGCAACGGCACCGCTCTTGTTCTTTGTACATGGCGGTGGGTGGATGACGGGGGATAAGGCAAATCCTGACTTTCTGGCGAAATGCCTCGAAAACGGCATCTCGGTGGTGTCCATCAACTACCGGCTCATCCAGGATGCGCAGGCGGCGAAGATCGATCCGCCAGTGAAGGCCTGTTTGGATGATTCGGCGCGGGCGTTGCAGTTCGTGCGGAGCCAGACGGACGTGTGGAAGATCGACAAGGAGCGCATCGGGGGCTGCGGCGGCTCAGCGGGCGGCTTCACAGTGCTGTGGCTGGCCTTTTCACCGGACATGGCGGACGCGAAGAGCACGGACGCGGTGGCGCGTGAATCGACACGGCTGCGCTGCGTGATGGCCTTTGTGCCGCAGACGACGCTAATAAGTAGCTAG
- a CDS encoding sigma-54-dependent Fis family transcriptional regulator, with product MTDSALSDSHLLILDSDADFLAWAAGHLKAPGVSITTHERAEETLASYQKRRPDLVLAEIRLSGGVSGVELLKRLRQTDPHAMVILFSNAAATSQVIEAMRHGAYDVLPKERLPYELRAVVESALSAIETRRVTREQLPGAATESIQETIIGRSAAMQEVFKLIGRVSRSDAPVMITAESGCGKELVARAIHKFSPRVQKEFVAINVTAIPDNLLESEIFGHEKGSFTGATNLRVGRFEQCDGGTLFLDEIGDMPLAVQSKLLRVLQEGEYSRVGGNQTLKTDVRVLAATNKNLEAEVAKGTFREDLFYRLNVVRIHIPPLRERREDVRMMAEFFLQKLSARRRGPQMRFTDDALDMLEAYDWPGNVRELENTIQRACALCNSDILLPSDIPLGSKGSRHHGPASQMTRMRDALTTLVHLAGQSPDLELMPWIAHEVERMARKHAEEPAVAPSAPQAAAPVKKGRKSI from the coding sequence ATGACTGATTCTGCCCTTTCTGATAGCCATCTCCTGATTCTCGATTCCGACGCGGACTTTCTCGCGTGGGCGGCTGGGCATTTGAAGGCTCCGGGGGTGAGTATCACGACGCATGAGCGTGCGGAGGAGACTCTGGCTTCTTATCAAAAGAGGAGGCCGGACTTAGTTTTGGCGGAGATTCGCCTTTCGGGCGGGGTGAGTGGGGTGGAGCTGCTGAAGAGACTGCGGCAGACTGATCCGCATGCGATGGTGATTTTGTTTAGCAATGCAGCGGCTACGTCACAGGTGATCGAGGCGATGCGGCATGGGGCGTATGATGTGCTGCCAAAGGAGCGCTTGCCTTATGAGTTGCGTGCGGTGGTGGAGAGTGCGCTGAGTGCGATCGAGACACGGCGGGTGACGCGTGAGCAACTGCCGGGTGCGGCGACGGAGTCGATCCAGGAGACGATTATTGGCCGCTCGGCGGCGATGCAGGAGGTGTTTAAGCTGATTGGCCGTGTGTCTCGCTCGGATGCGCCGGTGATGATTACGGCGGAGAGTGGTTGTGGGAAGGAGCTGGTGGCGCGGGCGATTCATAAGTTTAGCCCGCGGGTGCAGAAGGAGTTTGTGGCGATTAATGTGACGGCGATTCCGGATAATTTGCTGGAGAGTGAGATTTTCGGTCACGAGAAGGGTAGTTTTACGGGTGCGACGAATTTACGCGTGGGCCGTTTTGAGCAGTGTGATGGGGGGACGCTTTTTCTCGATGAGATTGGTGATATGCCACTGGCGGTGCAGAGTAAGCTGCTGCGGGTGCTGCAGGAGGGCGAGTATAGCCGTGTGGGGGGCAATCAGACGCTGAAGACGGATGTGCGGGTGCTGGCTGCGACGAATAAGAATCTGGAGGCCGAGGTGGCGAAGGGCACTTTCCGTGAGGATTTGTTTTATCGACTGAATGTGGTGCGCATCCACATCCCGCCGCTGCGGGAGCGGCGTGAGGATGTGAGGATGATGGCGGAGTTTTTCCTGCAAAAGCTCTCGGCGCGGCGGCGTGGGCCGCAGATGCGCTTTACGGATGATGCGCTGGATATGCTGGAGGCTTACGATTGGCCGGGGAATGTGCGTGAGCTGGAGAATACGATCCAGCGTGCCTGTGCACTGTGTAATAGTGACATTTTGCTGCCTTCGGATATTCCGCTGGGTAGCAAAGGCAGCCGCCATCACGGTCCTGCGAGTCAGATGACCCGCATGCGGGATGCGCTGACCACGCTGGTGCATTTGGCGGGGCAGTCTCCTGATCTGGAGCTGATGCCGTGGATCGCGCATGAGGTGGAGCGGATGGCCCGGAAGCATGCTGAGGAGCCTGCGGTGGCCCCATCTGCGCCCCAGGCGGCGGCACCAGTGAAAAAGGGCCGTAAATCAATCTAG
- a CDS encoding neutral/alkaline non-lysosomal ceramidase N-terminal domain-containing protein, protein MRSLFLPLLLIFSFISTILPGQENALWRAGAAAVDITPDYPVRLSGYGSRTTEYEKITQRIQAAALVLQWKDEPPAAIITVDNCGVPATLRAEVLRRLAAAGKNIADERLALHSSHTHCAPMLEGVLTNLFGTDLSSEHSEHVHRYTQDLTTWIVQAVTQAWEKLEPARLDHSEGKAYFGLNRRLRSKDGTLQNAPNFNGPTDRSLPLLRVQSADGKRLIATHASYACHCTTYSTNTIHGDWAGSARVEMQARFPGSVCLMAIGCGADQNPYPRNQPSRAEQHGTSIARELSTLIHRPMQTVSGPLTCATREILLPYDKAPTQQEWETHTADKNKWIARHARMHLAILAKGDKIPSALPYTVQTWQYGHDLLVINLPGEVVVDYSLRFKREFDPARTWVNAYTNDVPCYIPSQRVWEEGGYEGGGAMIYYTRPTRFATGVEALIAKAVHGITPPSFRVKK, encoded by the coding sequence ATGCGCAGTCTCTTCCTCCCGCTCCTGCTGATTTTTAGTTTCATCAGCACCATACTCCCTGGGCAAGAAAACGCTCTCTGGCGAGCTGGCGCTGCCGCCGTGGACATCACACCAGACTACCCAGTGCGCCTCAGTGGCTATGGCAGCCGTACCACGGAGTATGAAAAAATCACCCAGCGCATCCAAGCCGCCGCACTGGTGCTCCAGTGGAAAGATGAGCCACCTGCCGCCATCATCACCGTCGATAACTGCGGCGTCCCCGCCACCCTCCGTGCCGAGGTGCTGCGCAGACTTGCCGCAGCGGGTAAAAACATCGCAGATGAGCGCCTCGCTCTACACTCCTCGCACACGCATTGCGCCCCCATGCTCGAAGGCGTGCTCACCAACCTCTTTGGCACCGATCTCAGCTCTGAGCACAGTGAGCACGTCCATCGCTACACCCAAGACCTCACGACCTGGATCGTCCAAGCCGTGACACAGGCATGGGAAAAACTAGAACCCGCACGCCTCGACCACAGCGAAGGCAAAGCCTACTTCGGCCTCAATCGCCGCCTGCGATCCAAAGATGGCACTCTACAAAACGCACCCAATTTCAACGGCCCCACAGACCGCTCCCTCCCACTGCTCCGCGTGCAAAGTGCCGACGGAAAGCGCCTCATCGCCACCCATGCCAGCTACGCCTGCCACTGCACCACTTACAGCACAAACACGATCCACGGCGACTGGGCTGGCAGTGCCCGTGTGGAAATGCAGGCACGCTTCCCCGGCAGTGTCTGCCTCATGGCCATCGGCTGTGGCGCAGACCAGAATCCCTATCCGCGTAATCAGCCCAGCCGTGCCGAGCAACACGGCACCAGCATCGCCCGCGAGCTCTCCACCCTCATCCACCGCCCCATGCAGACCGTCAGTGGCCCACTCACCTGCGCTACGCGTGAAATCCTTCTGCCCTATGACAAAGCACCCACCCAGCAAGAATGGGAAACCCATACCGCCGATAAAAACAAATGGATCGCACGCCACGCACGCATGCACCTAGCCATCCTAGCCAAAGGCGATAAAATCCCCTCTGCCCTACCCTACACCGTCCAGACATGGCAATATGGCCATGACCTACTCGTCATCAATCTACCTGGCGAAGTCGTCGTGGACTACAGCCTGCGCTTTAAACGCGAGTTCGACCCTGCACGCACCTGGGTGAATGCCTACACGAATGATGTGCCCTGCTACATCCCCTCCCAACGCGTCTGGGAAGAAGGCGGCTACGAAGGCGGCGGAGCCATGATCTACTACACCCGCCCGACACGCTTTGCCACCGGAGTGGAGGCACTCATCGCCAAAGCCGTACACGGCATCACACCGCCGAGCTTCCGAGTCAAAAAATGA
- a CDS encoding glycosyltransferase family 2 protein, whose protein sequence is MPENPAISIVVPLYNEEGNVAELQRQIDAALTGREYEIVFVDDGSTDATLKNIPGGPHVRVLRLEKNSGQSAAMHAGIHQARGEIIATLDGDLQNDPADIPAMLTMLQQGWDLVCGYRARRKDTAFKRLQSRIANAVRGRFVGDGVRDTGCTLKIMRRDCREALLLFNGMHRFIPALIRNMGWRVTEMPVNHRARVSGVSKYGFGNRALRATMDMFGVRWLNSRRTRYTIQA, encoded by the coding sequence ATGCCCGAAAATCCCGCCATCTCCATCGTCGTCCCTCTTTATAATGAGGAGGGCAATGTGGCAGAGCTCCAGCGCCAGATCGACGCAGCTCTAACCGGGCGTGAGTACGAAATCGTCTTCGTCGATGATGGCAGCACGGACGCCACGCTCAAGAACATCCCCGGCGGTCCCCACGTGCGAGTGCTGCGTCTGGAAAAAAATAGCGGCCAGAGTGCCGCCATGCACGCCGGCATCCACCAAGCACGCGGCGAAATCATCGCCACACTCGATGGCGATCTACAAAACGACCCCGCAGACATCCCCGCCATGCTCACCATGCTCCAGCAGGGTTGGGACCTCGTCTGCGGCTACCGCGCACGGCGGAAGGACACCGCCTTCAAGCGCCTACAAAGCCGCATCGCCAATGCCGTGCGTGGCCGCTTCGTCGGAGACGGCGTGCGTGACACCGGCTGCACTCTCAAAATCATGCGCCGTGACTGCCGTGAGGCGCTGCTGCTCTTTAATGGCATGCACCGCTTCATCCCCGCCCTCATTCGCAACATGGGCTGGCGCGTCACCGAGATGCCCGTCAATCACCGCGCACGCGTCAGTGGCGTCAGCAAATACGGCTTCGGGAACCGTGCCCTGAGGGCCACCATGGACATGTTCGGCGTGCGCTGGCTCAATAGCCGCCGCACCCGTTACACCATCCAGGCCTGA